In the genome of Asterias amurensis chromosome 16, ASM3211899v1, one region contains:
- the LOC139949025 gene encoding uncharacterized protein isoform X1, which yields MHNDHSMLPVTRIPATLVLLFTLVHIHARHTTILPGVPDLSDTKMSYKYIDKLSLSNDHRREIQEILQGFDAQHEKLLAEYQAEKYRPFTIDERIYEAQVLLLTNLPAVATLLEDTLSFPEISTEQKVKCYHLKYQVYMSIGPLSKGLEAAQHMSIKQ from the exons ATGC ATAATGATCATTCCATGTTACCAGTgaccaggataccagccactcTGGTTCTCTTGTTCACATTGGTCCATATTCATGCTCGACATACTACAATACTCCCAGGTGTTCCAGACTTGTCCGATACCAAGATGTCGTACAAATACATTGATAAGTTAAGTCTATCGAACGACCATAGACGAGAGATTCAGGAGATACTGCAGGGCTTTGACGCCCAGCATGAAAAGCTGCTAGCAGAGTACCAGGCAGAGAAATACAGACCGTTCACCATCG ATGAGAGGATTTACGAGGCCCAAGTTCTACTGCTGACCAATCTGCCTGCTGTGGCCACGTTACTTGAAGATACGCTTAGCTTCCCAGAAATATCTACTGAACAg AAAGTGAAGTGTTATCACTTGAAGTACCAAGTTTACATGTCCATTGGGCCACTTAGCAAAGGCCTGGAGGCTGCTCAACATATGAGTATAAAGCAGTAA
- the LOC139949025 gene encoding uncharacterized protein isoform X2 codes for MLPVTRIPATLVLLFTLVHIHARHTTILPGVPDLSDTKMSYKYIDKLSLSNDHRREIQEILQGFDAQHEKLLAEYQAEKYRPFTIDERIYEAQVLLLTNLPAVATLLEDTLSFPEISTEQKVKCYHLKYQVYMSIGPLSKGLEAAQHMSIKQ; via the exons ATGTTACCAGTgaccaggataccagccactcTGGTTCTCTTGTTCACATTGGTCCATATTCATGCTCGACATACTACAATACTCCCAGGTGTTCCAGACTTGTCCGATACCAAGATGTCGTACAAATACATTGATAAGTTAAGTCTATCGAACGACCATAGACGAGAGATTCAGGAGATACTGCAGGGCTTTGACGCCCAGCATGAAAAGCTGCTAGCAGAGTACCAGGCAGAGAAATACAGACCGTTCACCATCG ATGAGAGGATTTACGAGGCCCAAGTTCTACTGCTGACCAATCTGCCTGCTGTGGCCACGTTACTTGAAGATACGCTTAGCTTCCCAGAAATATCTACTGAACAg AAAGTGAAGTGTTATCACTTGAAGTACCAAGTTTACATGTCCATTGGGCCACTTAGCAAAGGCCTGGAGGCTGCTCAACATATGAGTATAAAGCAGTAA